Proteins from a single region of Streptomyces sp. Tu 3180:
- a CDS encoding alpha/beta hydrolase yields MTRITRWAALTAVITLLAVGCGSSGDDGKNDGTALDWGRCKASGDAPAPGGDWQCATLRVPLDWSEPDGTTIGLALIRAKATGDDRLGSLLFNFGGPGGSGVSTMPSYADTAAELRERYDLVSWDPRGVAASEGIRCRDDAEIRAAESSVDGTPDTPAEERAYLEDAADFGRGCQEAAGKLMAHVSTTDTARDMDRIRQALGDDRLNYFGISYGTELGGVYAHLFPQKVGRMTLDAVVDPSADAVGHARNQTRGFQLALDNYLKSTGRDPQEGSREIAELLERIDAEPLPTSSSGRKLTQTLALTGIVLPLYSKSGWPALTSALRAAEKGDGTELLALADGYNERDSSGRYGTSTHSQRVISCLDDKQRPTVAETKKLLPEFEEISPVFGAFLGWDTAGWCHDWPVPGRHVTPEVSAPGADPVLVVGNTGDPATPYEGARRMADELGEGVGVVLTWKGEGHGAYGSGSDCVDSTVNAYLLNGTVPEDGKVCS; encoded by the coding sequence ATGACGCGTATCACACGGTGGGCGGCTCTGACGGCCGTCATCACGCTGCTGGCGGTGGGCTGCGGCTCGTCCGGCGACGACGGCAAGAACGACGGGACGGCACTCGACTGGGGCCGCTGCAAGGCCTCGGGGGACGCCCCCGCCCCGGGCGGTGACTGGCAGTGCGCCACGCTCCGGGTGCCGCTGGACTGGTCGGAGCCCGACGGCACCACGATCGGGCTGGCGCTGATCCGGGCGAAGGCCACGGGGGACGACCGTCTCGGCTCACTGCTGTTCAACTTCGGCGGCCCGGGCGGCTCCGGCGTGTCCACGATGCCGTCCTACGCCGACACCGCCGCCGAGCTGCGCGAGCGGTACGACCTGGTGAGCTGGGATCCGCGCGGGGTGGCCGCCAGCGAGGGCATCCGCTGCCGTGACGACGCGGAGATCCGGGCGGCCGAATCGTCGGTGGACGGCACCCCGGACACGCCGGCCGAGGAGCGGGCGTACCTCGAGGACGCCGCCGACTTCGGCCGGGGCTGCCAGGAGGCCGCCGGGAAGCTGATGGCCCACGTGTCGACCACCGACACCGCCCGCGACATGGACCGCATCCGGCAGGCCCTCGGCGACGACAGGCTGAACTACTTCGGCATCTCCTACGGCACCGAACTCGGCGGCGTCTACGCCCATCTGTTCCCGCAGAAGGTGGGCCGGATGACGCTCGACGCGGTGGTCGACCCGAGTGCCGACGCGGTGGGCCACGCCAGGAACCAGACGCGCGGCTTCCAGCTGGCGCTCGACAACTACCTGAAGTCCACCGGCCGGGATCCGCAGGAGGGCTCACGCGAGATCGCGGAGTTGCTGGAGCGGATCGACGCGGAGCCGTTGCCGACGTCCTCGTCCGGACGGAAGCTGACGCAGACGCTGGCGCTGACCGGCATCGTCCTGCCGCTGTACAGCAAGTCCGGCTGGCCGGCGCTGACCAGCGCGCTGCGGGCGGCGGAGAAGGGAGACGGCACGGAGCTGCTGGCGCTGGCCGACGGCTACAACGAACGCGACTCCTCGGGCCGCTACGGCACGAGCACCCACTCGCAGCGGGTCATATCGTGCCTGGACGACAAGCAGCGGCCGACCGTGGCGGAGACGAAGAAGCTGCTGCCGGAGTTCGAGGAGATCTCGCCCGTGTTCGGGGCCTTCCTCGGCTGGGACACGGCCGGCTGGTGCCACGACTGGCCGGTGCCCGGCCGGCACGTCACCCCGGAGGTGAGCGCGCCGGGTGCGGACCCGGTCCTGGTGGTCGGGAACACCGGCGACCCGGCCACGCCGTACGAGGGCGCCCGGAGGATGGCGGACGAGCTGGGCGAGGGCGTCGGCGTGGTGCTCACCTGGAAGGGCGAGGGACACGGCGCGTACGGCAGCGGCAGCGACTGCGTCGACTCCACGGTGAACGCCTACCTCCTGAACGGCACGGTCCCCGAGGACGGCAAGGTCTGCTCATGA
- a CDS encoding alpha/beta fold hydrolase gives MPRPFRLRAAAPTVCAVLLSALLAGCGGDDGNDGYADLTQQELSWKDCPAQSEAQGGGPAPSPLPDGAGWSCATLKAPLDWDEPGGDTIDLALIRARSSGGPDERIGSLIFNFGGPGVSGVATLPAFGEEYETLRTRYDLVSFDPRGVGDSAPVRCVSDRQLDAYLQQDATPDDAAERTELLNSTKEFNAACEENSERILPHVRTTDTARDLDLMRQVLGDDELHYFGISYGTELGGVHAHLFPQKVGRAVFDAVVDPTRTPEQVSLGQARGFQLALGNYAEHCVSRAGGCPVGDSVQEVEDRIAGLLEDLDAEPIPGLPPRELTQAAAVDGILQALYSQELWEFLTQGLEEAYNGDGTILMVLSDSSNGRDRNGEYNNLVPANVSINCADYKPRYGVGDVERGLPAFRAASELFGDHLAWGLIGCTDWAVPGAADRPEVSAPGAAPILVIGNTGDPATPYEGARRMARALGEGVGVELTYEGQGHGAYNSGNGCVRDAVDGYLLDGKVPASGTVCS, from the coding sequence ATGCCCCGCCCCTTCCGCCTGCGTGCCGCCGCCCCGACCGTCTGCGCCGTACTGCTGTCCGCGCTGCTGGCGGGCTGCGGCGGGGACGACGGGAACGACGGGTACGCGGACCTGACGCAGCAGGAGCTCAGCTGGAAGGACTGCCCGGCCCAGTCCGAGGCCCAGGGCGGAGGTCCGGCCCCCTCGCCCCTGCCGGACGGAGCCGGGTGGAGCTGCGCCACCCTGAAGGCGCCCCTGGACTGGGACGAGCCCGGGGGCGACACCATCGACCTCGCGCTGATCCGCGCGAGGTCGAGCGGCGGACCGGACGAGCGCATCGGGTCCCTGATCTTCAACTTCGGCGGCCCTGGCGTTTCGGGCGTCGCCACGCTCCCCGCGTTCGGCGAGGAGTACGAGACCCTGCGCACCCGCTACGACCTGGTGAGCTTCGATCCCCGCGGGGTCGGCGACAGCGCGCCCGTGCGCTGCGTGAGCGACCGGCAGCTCGACGCCTACCTCCAGCAGGACGCGACCCCCGACGACGCCGCCGAGCGGACCGAGCTCCTGAACAGCACCAAGGAGTTCAACGCGGCCTGCGAGGAGAACTCCGAACGGATCCTGCCGCACGTGCGCACCACGGACACCGCCCGCGACCTCGACCTGATGCGCCAGGTCCTCGGCGACGACGAACTGCACTACTTCGGCATCTCCTACGGCACCGAACTCGGCGGCGTCCACGCCCACCTGTTCCCGCAGAAGGTGGGCCGGGCGGTGTTCGACGCGGTCGTCGACCCCACACGGACCCCCGAGCAGGTCTCGCTCGGACAGGCCCGGGGCTTCCAGCTCGCGCTCGGCAACTACGCCGAGCACTGCGTCTCCCGGGCCGGCGGCTGCCCCGTCGGCGACAGCGTGCAGGAGGTGGAGGACCGTATCGCCGGGCTCCTGGAGGACCTCGACGCCGAGCCGATCCCCGGTCTCCCCCCGCGCGAGCTGACCCAGGCCGCGGCGGTCGACGGGATCCTCCAGGCGTTGTACTCCCAGGAACTCTGGGAGTTCCTCACCCAGGGCCTGGAGGAGGCCTACAACGGCGACGGAACGATTCTGATGGTGCTGTCCGACTCCTCGAACGGGCGCGACCGGAACGGTGAGTACAACAACCTCGTCCCCGCCAACGTCTCCATCAACTGCGCCGACTACAAGCCCCGTTACGGCGTCGGGGACGTGGAGCGCGGGCTGCCCGCGTTCCGGGCCGCGTCCGAGTTGTTCGGCGACCACCTGGCCTGGGGCTTGATCGGCTGCACCGACTGGGCGGTCCCGGGGGCCGCCGACCGTCCCGAGGTGAGCGCACCCGGCGCGGCCCCGATCCTGGTGATCGGCAACACCGGCGACCCGGCCACGCCGTACGAGGGGGCGCGCAGGATGGCGCGGGCGCTGGGTGAGGGAGTCGGTGTCGAGCTGACGTACGAGGGGCAGGGGCACGGGGCCTACAACAGCGGGAACGGGTGTGTGCGGGACGCGGTGGACGGCTATCTCCTGGACGGAAAGGTGCCCGCGTCCGGCACCGTCTGCTCCTGA
- a CDS encoding ATP-dependent DNA helicase, producing the protein MSSSSSTSGLSHPQVRRGSRGAYRLVRTPPARMDPPRLDAAQRSVVDHESGPLLVLAGPGTGKTTTLVESVAARIARGGDPERILVLTFSRKAAVELRDRMALRMGAARAPQATTFHSFCYALVRAHQDGDLFAEPLRLLSGPEQDVTVRELLAGQVDLERLGLAHVRWPDELRACLTTRGFADEVRAVLARSRELGLGPDALDAFARRIGRPDWRAASAFLAEYLDVLDLQGVLDYAELVHRAVLLARRPETAGRLAARYDAVYVDEYQDTDPAQVRLLRALAGEGRTLVAFGDPDQSIYAFRGADVGGILEFPHAFPRADGRPAPVGVLRTSRRSGAALLAATRLVTRRMPLPRLPAEKVRAHREPVPVREGGRVEVYTYPTPGTELDNIADILRRAHLEDGVPWSDMAVLVRAGSRTLPVVRRALTSAGVPVDVDGDDLPLRHEPAVAPLLTALRVVATAAAEGPGRAAGTAGEGTGGAAADADRPGSGTDDVPEPYRLDTETALTLLTSPLAGMDAADLRRLGRALREEERAAGNPLPPPSDELLARALAEPERLAVHDPAYARGAQRLGALLRKARERLAGGGTAEEALWDLWDGTPWPQRLERSARRGGAAGRNADRDLDAVCALFATAARAEERTGGRGALNFLEEIEAEDIAADTLTRRAVRPDAVRLMTAHRSKGLEWRLVVVAGVQEGLWPDLRRRGSLLEADRIGRDGLAEPLTPGALLAEERRLFYVAATRARERLVVTAVKAPADDGDQPSRFLTELGVEPKDVTGRPRRPLSVAALVAELRATTVDPRVSDALRRAAAHRLARLAALADDDGRPLVPSAHPYRWWGMFEPTESRVPLRDRDQPVVLSGSALDQLANTCALQWFLGREVKADAPATAAQGFGNVVHVLADEVASGHTPADLDVLMERLDSVWNALAFDAPWKSAQEKENARVALERFLKWHVMDRAGRTPVASEHDFDVTLEAGDYQVRIRGQMDRVEADGEGRAYVVDFKTGKQAPSSAEVVRHPQLAVYQLAVREGAVDEVFDGARPEPGGAELVQLRQGAAKRDGGEALPKVQAQQPLEGEWVGDLLATAAGKVLDERFTPTAGQHCAHCAFRASCSARPEGRHVVE; encoded by the coding sequence GTGAGCTCCTCTTCCTCCACCAGCGGCCTGTCGCACCCCCAGGTGCGGCGGGGGAGCCGTGGCGCTTATCGACTGGTGCGTACCCCGCCGGCTCGCATGGATCCCCCTCGACTGGACGCCGCACAGCGCTCCGTGGTTGACCACGAGAGCGGACCACTGCTCGTCCTCGCAGGCCCGGGCACCGGGAAGACCACCACGCTCGTCGAGTCCGTGGCCGCGCGGATCGCCCGCGGCGGGGACCCCGAGCGCATCCTGGTGCTGACGTTCAGCCGCAAGGCGGCCGTCGAGCTGCGCGACCGCATGGCCCTGCGCATGGGCGCCGCGCGCGCCCCGCAGGCGACCACCTTCCACTCGTTCTGCTACGCCCTGGTCCGCGCCCACCAGGACGGCGACCTCTTCGCGGAACCGCTGCGGCTGCTGTCGGGCCCCGAGCAGGACGTCACGGTCCGGGAACTGCTCGCCGGCCAGGTCGACCTGGAACGGCTCGGACTCGCCCACGTGCGCTGGCCGGACGAACTGCGCGCCTGCCTGACCACCCGCGGTTTCGCCGACGAGGTCCGCGCGGTGCTCGCCCGCAGCCGCGAACTGGGCCTCGGCCCCGACGCCCTGGACGCCTTCGCCCGCCGCATCGGCCGCCCCGACTGGCGCGCCGCCTCCGCCTTCCTCGCCGAGTACCTCGACGTCCTCGACCTCCAGGGCGTGCTCGACTACGCCGAACTGGTCCACCGCGCGGTGCTCCTCGCCCGCCGCCCGGAGACCGCCGGACGGCTGGCCGCGCGGTACGACGCCGTCTACGTCGACGAGTACCAGGACACCGACCCGGCCCAGGTGCGCCTGCTGCGCGCCCTGGCCGGGGAGGGCCGCACCCTCGTCGCCTTCGGCGACCCCGACCAGTCGATCTACGCCTTCCGGGGCGCGGACGTGGGCGGCATCCTGGAGTTCCCGCACGCGTTCCCCCGCGCGGACGGCCGCCCGGCCCCGGTCGGGGTGCTGCGCACCTCACGCCGCTCCGGCGCCGCCCTGCTGGCCGCCACCCGGCTGGTGACCCGGCGCATGCCGCTGCCCCGCCTGCCCGCCGAGAAGGTCCGCGCCCACCGGGAGCCGGTCCCGGTGCGGGAGGGCGGCCGGGTCGAGGTGTACACCTACCCGACGCCCGGCACCGAGCTGGACAACATCGCCGACATCCTGCGCAGGGCCCACCTGGAGGACGGCGTCCCCTGGAGCGACATGGCCGTCCTGGTGCGCGCCGGCTCCCGCACCCTCCCCGTCGTCCGCCGCGCGCTCACGTCGGCGGGCGTCCCCGTGGACGTCGACGGCGACGACCTGCCCCTGCGCCACGAGCCGGCGGTGGCCCCGCTGCTGACGGCCCTGCGGGTGGTGGCGACGGCGGCGGCCGAGGGCCCCGGCCGGGCCGCGGGGACCGCGGGAGAGGGGACCGGCGGGGCCGCCGCGGACGCGGACCGTCCCGGCTCCGGCACCGACGACGTGCCGGAGCCGTACCGGCTCGACACCGAGACCGCCCTCACCCTGCTCACCTCCCCCCTCGCCGGCATGGACGCCGCCGACCTGCGCCGCCTCGGGCGGGCCCTGCGCGAGGAGGAGCGGGCCGCGGGCAATCCGCTGCCGCCGCCCTCGGACGAACTGCTCGCGCGGGCGCTGGCCGAGCCGGAGCGGCTGGCCGTGCACGACCCCGCGTACGCGCGCGGCGCCCAGCGCCTCGGCGCCCTGCTGCGCAAGGCCCGCGAGCGCCTGGCCGGCGGCGGCACGGCCGAGGAGGCCCTGTGGGACCTGTGGGACGGCACGCCGTGGCCCCAGCGCCTGGAGCGCTCCGCCCGGCGCGGCGGCGCGGCCGGGCGCAACGCCGACCGGGACCTCGACGCCGTGTGCGCGCTGTTCGCGACCGCGGCCCGCGCGGAGGAGCGCACCGGTGGCCGCGGCGCCCTGAACTTCCTGGAGGAGATCGAGGCCGAGGACATCGCCGCCGACACCCTCACCCGGCGCGCCGTCCGTCCCGACGCGGTGCGCCTGATGACCGCGCACCGCTCCAAGGGCCTGGAGTGGCGCCTGGTCGTCGTGGCCGGGGTCCAGGAGGGCCTGTGGCCGGACCTGCGCCGCCGCGGCTCCCTGCTGGAGGCCGACCGCATCGGCCGCGACGGACTCGCCGAACCCCTCACCCCGGGCGCCCTGCTCGCCGAGGAGCGACGCCTGTTCTACGTGGCCGCCACGCGCGCGCGTGAACGCCTGGTCGTGACGGCGGTGAAGGCGCCCGCGGACGACGGCGACCAGCCCTCCCGCTTCCTGACCGAACTCGGCGTCGAACCCAAGGACGTCACCGGGCGCCCGCGCCGCCCCCTGTCCGTGGCCGCGCTCGTCGCCGAACTGCGGGCCACGACGGTCGACCCGCGCGTCTCGGACGCCCTCCGCCGGGCCGCGGCCCACCGGCTGGCCCGGCTCGCCGCCCTCGCCGACGACGACGGCCGTCCGCTCGTCCCGTCCGCGCACCCCTACCGCTGGTGGGGCATGTTCGAGCCGACCGAGTCCAGGGTGCCGCTGCGCGACCGCGACCAGCCGGTGGTGCTCTCCGGCAGCGCCCTCGACCAGCTCGCCAACACCTGCGCGCTGCAGTGGTTCCTGGGCCGCGAGGTGAAGGCCGACGCCCCCGCGACCGCCGCCCAGGGCTTCGGCAACGTGGTGCACGTCCTGGCCGACGAGGTGGCCTCCGGACACACCCCGGCCGACCTCGACGTCCTCATGGAGCGCCTCGACTCCGTGTGGAACGCGCTGGCCTTCGACGCGCCGTGGAAGTCGGCGCAGGAGAAGGAGAACGCGCGCGTCGCGCTCGAACGCTTCCTGAAGTGGCACGTCATGGACCGCGCCGGACGCACCCCGGTGGCCAGCGAGCACGACTTCGACGTCACCCTCGAGGCGGGCGACTACCAGGTCCGCATCCGCGGCCAGATGGACCGCGTCGAGGCCGACGGCGAGGGCCGCGCCTACGTCGTCGACTTCAAGACCGGCAAGCAGGCGCCCAGCTCCGCCGAGGTGGTCCGGCACCCGCAGCTCGCCGTCTACCAGCTCGCCGTGCGCGAGGGCGCCGTCGACGAGGTCTTCGACGGGGCGCGCCCCGAACCGGGCGGCGCCGAGCTCGTCCAGCTGCGCCAGGGGGCCGCCAAACGGGACGGGGGCGAGGCCCTGCCCAAGGTGCAGGCCCAGCAGCCGCTGGAGGGGGAGTGGGTCGGCGACCTGCTGGCCACGGCCGCCGGCAAGGTCCTCGACGAACGGTTCACCCCGACCGCGGGGCAGCACTGCGCCCACTGCGCCTTCCGGGCCTCCTGCAGCGCCCGGCCCGAGGGGCGGCACGTGGTCGAGTGA
- a CDS encoding lysylphosphatidylglycerol synthase transmembrane domain-containing protein, whose protein sequence is MKQQGAHPGDTEGTPDASSRPDTASADPEEAGPEGAGTRAAGRKAALDSDDADAAHIDEVEGDEPLLPARVHRPSDLMRLLVGVLAVVVLLAIAAFAHGTTSGLEQDITKGTGQAPDLFIKIAGLASSIAILLVPVAFAIERLIKRDGLRIADGVLAAVLAHGVTLATDLWVARAAPGSIQEALTQPSPGDINALTDPVHGYLAPVIAYMTAVGMSRRPRWRAVLWVVLLLDAFSMLVTGYTTPFSIILTVLIGWTVAYGTLYAVGSPNVRPTGRTLMAGLRTVGFRPVSASREESGDASEAGDRGRRYFVTLEDGPPLDVTVVDREQQAQGFFYRAWRNLTLRGFATRSSLQSLRQALEQEALLAYAAIAAGANAPKLIAASELGPDAVMLVYEHSGGRTLDSLPDEEITDELLRDAWHQVRALQSRRIAHRRLVGDAILVDRSGTVILSDLRIGEIAAGDLLLRMDVSQLLVTLGLRVGAERAVASALSVLGPDAVADCLPMLQPIALSRSTRATLRRLARERAEREREAVLEASRQARLLRAEQAAADDTDKPVLEKPDKKSVRAEQRAEKRAIDEALEGAREEDLLTQIRHEVLRIRPQAPVEPARLERVRPRTMISFIAGAIGAYFLLTQLTHIEFGPLIANAEWGWVAAAVLFSAASYFAAALALLGFVPERVPFLRTVAAQVAGSFVKIVAPAAVGGVALNTRFLQRAGVRPGLAVASVGASQLFGLGCHILMLLSFGYLTGTEKTPSLSPSRTVIAGLLTVAVLMLVVTSVPFLRKFVVTRVRSLFAGVVPRMLDVLQRPQKLVTGIGGMLLLTACFVMCLDASIRAFGDETTSISIASVAVVFLAGNALGSAAPTPGGVGAVEATLTVGLIAVGLPKEVAAPAVLLFRLLTLWLPVLPGWLAFNHLTRKEAL, encoded by the coding sequence ATGAAGCAGCAGGGCGCGCACCCCGGGGACACGGAGGGCACCCCTGACGCCTCGTCGCGCCCGGACACCGCGAGCGCCGACCCGGAGGAAGCCGGCCCCGAGGGCGCCGGCACCCGGGCGGCCGGGAGGAAGGCCGCCCTGGACAGCGACGACGCCGACGCGGCGCACATCGACGAGGTCGAGGGCGACGAACCCCTGCTGCCCGCGCGGGTGCACCGCCCGTCCGACCTCATGCGGCTCCTCGTGGGCGTCCTCGCCGTCGTGGTGCTGCTGGCGATCGCCGCGTTCGCCCACGGCACCACCTCGGGCCTGGAACAGGACATCACCAAGGGCACCGGGCAGGCACCCGACCTGTTCATCAAGATCGCGGGCCTGGCCTCCAGCATCGCGATCCTCCTGGTGCCGGTCGCCTTCGCCATCGAGCGGCTGATCAAACGGGACGGACTGCGCATCGCCGACGGCGTGCTCGCCGCCGTCCTCGCGCACGGCGTGACCCTCGCCACGGACCTGTGGGTCGCGCGGGCCGCCCCCGGCTCGATCCAGGAGGCGCTCACCCAGCCCTCCCCCGGCGACATCAACGCCCTGACCGATCCCGTGCACGGCTACCTGGCCCCGGTCATCGCGTACATGACGGCCGTCGGCATGTCCCGCAGACCCAGATGGCGCGCGGTGCTGTGGGTGGTCCTGCTCCTCGACGCCTTCTCGATGCTCGTCACCGGGTACACGACCCCGTTCTCGATCATCCTGACGGTGCTGATCGGCTGGACCGTCGCCTACGGCACCCTCTACGCGGTCGGCTCGCCCAACGTGCGCCCCACCGGCCGGACCCTGATGGCGGGCCTGCGCACCGTCGGCTTCCGTCCCGTGAGCGCGTCCCGCGAGGAGTCCGGCGACGCCTCCGAGGCCGGGGACCGGGGACGCCGGTACTTCGTCACCCTGGAGGACGGCCCGCCGCTGGACGTGACGGTGGTCGACCGCGAGCAGCAGGCGCAGGGGTTCTTCTACCGCGCGTGGCGCAATCTGACCCTGCGCGGCTTCGCCACCCGCAGCAGCCTCCAGTCACTGCGCCAGGCCCTGGAACAGGAAGCCCTGCTGGCGTACGCGGCCATCGCGGCCGGCGCCAACGCGCCCAAGCTGATCGCGGCCTCCGAGCTCGGGCCCGACGCGGTCATGCTCGTCTACGAGCACAGCGGCGGGCGCACACTCGACTCGCTGCCGGACGAGGAGATCACCGACGAACTGCTGCGCGACGCCTGGCACCAGGTACGGGCGCTGCAGTCCCGCCGCATCGCGCACCGCAGGCTGGTGGGCGACGCGATCCTGGTGGACCGTTCCGGCACGGTGATCCTCAGCGACCTGCGCATCGGCGAGATCGCGGCCGGCGATCTGCTGCTGCGCATGGACGTCTCCCAGCTGCTCGTGACGCTGGGCCTCAGGGTGGGCGCCGAACGGGCGGTGGCCTCCGCGCTGAGCGTCCTCGGTCCCGACGCCGTGGCGGACTGCCTGCCGATGCTCCAGCCCATCGCGCTGAGCCGCTCCACGCGCGCGACCCTGCGCAGGCTCGCCCGGGAGCGGGCGGAGCGCGAGCGCGAGGCGGTCCTGGAGGCCTCCCGGCAGGCCCGGCTGCTGCGCGCCGAGCAGGCGGCCGCCGACGACACCGACAAGCCCGTGCTCGAGAAGCCCGACAAGAAGTCCGTACGCGCGGAACAGCGGGCCGAGAAGCGGGCCATCGACGAGGCCCTGGAGGGGGCGCGCGAGGAGGACCTCCTCACCCAGATCCGGCACGAGGTGCTGCGGATCAGGCCGCAGGCCCCGGTCGAACCGGCCCGCCTGGAGCGGGTGCGGCCGCGGACGATGATCAGTTTCATCGCCGGCGCGATCGGCGCGTACTTCCTGCTGACCCAGCTCACGCACATCGAGTTCGGGCCGCTGATCGCCAACGCCGAGTGGGGATGGGTGGCCGCGGCCGTGCTGTTCTCGGCGGCCAGCTACTTCGCGGCCGCTCTGGCGCTGCTGGGGTTCGTGCCGGAGCGGGTGCCGTTCCTGCGGACGGTGGCGGCACAGGTCGCCGGGTCGTTCGTGAAGATCGTCGCCCCGGCGGCGGTGGGCGGCGTGGCCCTGAACACACGCTTCCTCCAGCGCGCGGGGGTGCGGCCGGGGCTCGCGGTGGCGAGCGTCGGCGCCTCCCAGCTGTTCGGGCTGGGCTGTCACATCCTGATGCTGCTGTCCTTCGGCTATCTGACCGGCACCGAGAAGACGCCCTCCCTGTCGCCGTCCCGCACGGTCATCGCGGGGCTGCTGACGGTGGCGGTGCTGATGCTCGTGGTGACCTCGGTGCCGTTCCTGCGGAAGTTCGTCGTCACGCGCGTGCGGTCGCTCTTCGCCGGGGTCGTGCCGCGCATGCTCGACGTGCTGCAGCGGCCGCAGAAGCTGGTCACCGGCATCGGCGGCATGCTGCTGCTCACGGCCTGCTTCGTGATGTGCCTGGACGCCTCGATCCGGGCGTTCGGCGACGAGACGACCTCGATCAGCATCGCCAGTGTCGCCGTCGTCTTCCTCGCCGGCAACGCGCTGGGGTCGGCGGCGCCGACGCCGGGCGGTGTGGGCGCGGTCGAGGCGACCCTGACGGTCGGCCTGATCGCCGTCGGGCTCCCCAAGGAGGTCGCCGCGCCGGCGGTGCTGCTGTTCCGGCTGCTGACGCTGTGGCTGCCGGTACTGCCGGGATGGCTGGCCTTCAACCACCTCACGCGCAAGGAAGCACTGTAG
- a CDS encoding MGMT family protein — MSQESLPPDAAPEPPDALPEYAEQVLEVAELIPPGRVMTYGDVAEWLGEGGPRQVGRVMALYGGAVPWWRVVRADGVLLPGHELRALGHYRAEGTPLREADRAAQGHVPRLDMKRARWDGGGQGEGHT, encoded by the coding sequence ATGAGTCAGGAGAGCCTTCCGCCCGATGCCGCCCCGGAGCCCCCGGACGCCCTGCCCGAGTACGCCGAGCAGGTCCTCGAGGTGGCCGAGCTGATCCCGCCGGGACGCGTCATGACGTACGGCGACGTGGCGGAGTGGCTGGGGGAGGGGGGTCCCCGGCAGGTCGGGCGCGTGATGGCCCTCTACGGGGGCGCCGTGCCGTGGTGGCGCGTCGTCCGCGCGGACGGTGTCCTGCTGCCGGGCCACGAACTGAGGGCACTCGGCCACTACCGCGCGGAGGGCACGCCCCTGAGGGAGGCGGACCGGGCCGCTCAGGGCCACGTGCCGCGCCTCGACATGAAGCGTGCGCGGTGGGACGGCGGTGGACAGGGCGAGGGTCACACCTGA